The following proteins are co-located in the Pseudomonas cavernae genome:
- a CDS encoding lipid-transfer protein — translation MSDKVIVAGVGMIPFTKPGASPSYTDMGAEALRQALKDAGIGYDKVQMAFAGYVYGDSTCGQTAIYEVGQTGIPIVNVNNNCSTGSTALYLARAAVASGQADCVLALGFEQMRPGSLKSNWDDRPVTRARFLPVVEQLTADAANVPGPLRTFGGAGREHMQKYGTKMETFAAIRAKASRHAANNPLALFKKVVTTEDVMNDVVMWPGVMTRLMACPPTCGAAAAIVCSEKFAKQHGLRTDVQILAQSLTTDPAVSFDPPSMISYVGFQMAQNAAQKVYEQSGFGPEDVRAVELHDCFAHNELLTYEALGLCPIGGAEKFILDGDNTYGGKVITNPSGGLLSKGHPLGATGLAQCYELTHQLRGTAGARQVEGLNIAMAHNLGLGGACVVTMFGKN, via the coding sequence GGATCGGCTATGACAAGGTGCAGATGGCCTTCGCCGGCTACGTCTACGGCGACTCCACCTGCGGTCAGACCGCGATCTATGAAGTCGGCCAGACCGGCATTCCGATCGTCAACGTCAACAACAACTGCTCCACTGGCTCCACCGCCCTGTACCTCGCCCGCGCCGCCGTGGCCAGCGGCCAGGCCGACTGCGTGCTGGCCCTGGGCTTCGAGCAGATGCGCCCCGGTTCGCTGAAGTCCAACTGGGACGACCGCCCGGTGACCCGCGCGCGTTTCCTGCCAGTCGTCGAGCAGCTGACCGCCGACGCGGCCAACGTTCCTGGCCCGCTGCGCACCTTTGGTGGCGCCGGCCGTGAGCACATGCAGAAGTACGGCACCAAGATGGAAACCTTCGCAGCGATCCGCGCCAAGGCCAGCCGTCACGCCGCCAACAACCCGCTGGCGCTGTTCAAAAAAGTCGTCACCACCGAAGACGTGATGAATGACGTGGTTATGTGGCCGGGCGTGATGACCCGCCTGATGGCCTGCCCGCCGACCTGTGGTGCCGCCGCGGCGATCGTCTGCAGCGAGAAGTTCGCCAAGCAGCATGGCCTGCGCACTGACGTGCAGATCCTCGCCCAGTCGCTGACCACCGACCCGGCCGTCTCCTTCGATCCGCCTTCGATGATCAGCTACGTCGGCTTCCAGATGGCCCAGAACGCCGCGCAGAAAGTCTACGAGCAATCCGGCTTCGGTCCGGAAGACGTGCGCGCCGTGGAGCTGCACGACTGCTTCGCCCACAACGAGCTGCTGACCTATGAAGCCCTCGGCCTGTGCCCGATCGGCGGCGCCGAGAAGTTCATCCTCGACGGCGACAACACCTACGGCGGCAAGGTCATCACCAACCCGTCCGGCGGCCTGCTGTCCAAGGGTCACCCACTGGGCGCCACCGGCCTGGCCCAGTGCTACGAGCTGACCCATCAGTTGCGCGGTACCGCCGGTGCCCGTCAGGTTGAAGGCCTGAACATCGCCATGGCGCACAACCTCGGCCTGGGCGGCGCTTGCGTGGTGACCATGTTCGGCAAAAACTGA
- a CDS encoding electron transfer flavoprotein-ubiquinone oxidoreductase, producing MEFDVVIVGAGPAGLSAACRLKQKAAEAGQEISVCVVEKGSEVGAHILSGAVFEPRALNELFPDWKELGAPLNTPVVRDDIYMLKNADSAIKVPNLFVPKTMHNEGNYIISLGNLCRWLAQQAENLGVEIYPGFAAQEALIDEHGVVRGILTGDLGVDREGQPKEGYYTPGMELRGKYTLFAEGCRGHIGKQLIKQFSLDSEADAQHYGIGIKEIWDIDPSKHQPGLVVHTAGWPLDDQNPGGSFLYHLENNQVVVGLIVDLSYSNPFLSPFDEFQRYKHHPVIAQHLEGGKRVAYGARAICKGGLNSLPKMVFKGGALIGCDLGTLNFAKIKGSHTAMKSGMLAAEAVADALLAEGQGGDELSAYVDGFKASWLYDELFRSRNFGAAMHKFGALLGGAFNYVDQNLFGGKIPLTLHDNKPDYACLKTAAESQRIDYPKPDGKLSFDKLSSVFLSNTNHEEEQPCHLKLTDPNIPIAQNLPLYDEPAQRYCPAGVYEVVSNDDGSKRFQINAQNCVHCKTCDIKDPAQNITWVAPEGTGGPNYPNM from the coding sequence ATGGAATTCGACGTCGTCATCGTCGGCGCCGGCCCTGCTGGCCTGTCCGCCGCCTGCCGACTCAAGCAGAAGGCCGCTGAAGCCGGTCAGGAGATCAGCGTCTGCGTGGTCGAAAAAGGTTCCGAAGTCGGCGCCCACATCCTCTCCGGTGCGGTATTCGAGCCGCGCGCGCTCAACGAGCTGTTCCCTGACTGGAAAGAGCTCGGTGCGCCGCTGAACACCCCGGTGGTGCGCGACGACATCTACATGCTGAAAAACGCCGACAGCGCGATCAAGGTGCCGAATCTGTTCGTGCCCAAGACCATGCACAACGAAGGCAACTACATCATCTCCCTCGGCAACCTGTGCCGCTGGCTGGCCCAGCAGGCCGAGAACCTCGGCGTCGAGATCTACCCAGGCTTCGCCGCCCAGGAAGCGCTGATCGACGAGCACGGCGTGGTGCGCGGCATCCTCACCGGCGACCTCGGCGTCGACCGTGAAGGCCAGCCGAAAGAGGGTTACTACACCCCGGGCATGGAGCTGCGCGGCAAGTACACGCTGTTCGCCGAAGGCTGCCGTGGCCATATCGGCAAGCAGTTGATCAAGCAGTTCAGCCTCGATTCCGAGGCCGACGCCCAGCACTACGGCATCGGCATCAAGGAAATCTGGGACATCGACCCGAGCAAGCACCAGCCGGGCCTGGTGGTGCACACCGCCGGCTGGCCGCTGGACGACCAGAACCCGGGCGGCTCGTTCCTCTATCACCTGGAAAACAACCAGGTGGTGGTCGGTCTGATCGTCGACCTGTCCTACTCCAACCCGTTCCTCTCGCCGTTCGACGAGTTCCAGCGCTACAAGCATCACCCGGTGATCGCCCAGCACCTGGAAGGCGGCAAGCGCGTGGCCTACGGCGCGCGGGCGATCTGCAAGGGCGGCCTGAATTCGCTGCCGAAGATGGTGTTCAAGGGCGGCGCGCTGATCGGCTGCGACCTCGGCACCCTCAACTTCGCCAAGATCAAGGGCAGCCACACGGCGATGAAGTCTGGCATGCTCGCCGCCGAGGCGGTGGCCGACGCGCTGCTGGCCGAGGGTCAGGGTGGCGACGAGCTGAGCGCCTATGTCGACGGCTTCAAGGCCAGCTGGCTGTACGACGAGCTGTTCCGCAGCCGCAACTTCGGCGCGGCGATGCACAAGTTCGGCGCCCTGCTCGGCGGTGCGTTCAACTACGTCGACCAGAACCTGTTCGGCGGCAAGATCCCGCTCACCCTGCACGACAACAAGCCGGACTACGCCTGCCTGAAGACCGCTGCCGAATCCCAGCGCATCGACTATCCGAAGCCGGACGGCAAGCTCAGCTTCGACAAGCTGAGCTCGGTATTCCTCTCCAACACCAACCATGAAGAGGAACAACCCTGCCACCTGAAGCTGACCGACCCGAACATCCCGATCGCCCAGAACCTGCCGCTGTACGACGAACCGGCGCAGCGCTACTGCCCGGCCGGCGTCTATGAAGTGGTCAGCAACGACGACGGCAGCAAGCGCTTCCAGATCAACGCGCAGAATTGCGTGCACTGCAAGACCTGCGACATCAAGGACCCGGCGCAGAACATCACCTGGGTCGCCCCGGAAGGCACCGGCGGGCCGAACTACCCCAACATGTAA